In Zea mays cultivar B73 chromosome 7, Zm-B73-REFERENCE-NAM-5.0, whole genome shotgun sequence, the following proteins share a genomic window:
- the LOC100276143 gene encoding Protein CHAPERONE-LIKE PROTEIN OF POR1, chloroplastic-like, producing the protein MQATAASFLARPLPRLRRIGSWGADAAVVREGVIALPLRLRGPRCSISLSIGAGAGAGAEADHEFSYEHVPVFPRYRIRDPYKLLGVDRDASEEEIRGARNFLIQQYAGHEPSEEAIEGAYEKIIMKSYQQRKKTKINLKTKLKKRVEESPSWVKALLGCFEVPSMDIISRRLFFFAFIAGWSIATSAENGPAFQLAISLFSCIYFLNEKMKNLLRASTTGFGILVGGWIIGSLLVPLVPTFIIPPSWSLELLTSLVAYIFLFLGSTFLK; encoded by the exons ATGCAGGCGACTGCCGCCTCCTTCCTCGCCCGCCCACTCCCGCGGCTTCGCCG CATTGGCAGCTGGGGAGCGGATGCGGCGGTGGTGCGTGAGGGCGTTATCGCGCTCCCTCTGCGGCTGCGGGGGCCGCGGTGCTCCATTAGCCTCTCcatcggcgccggcgccggcgctggCGCCGAAGCTGACCACGAGTTCAGCTACG AGCATGTTCCGGTGTTCCCTAGATACCGAATACGAGATCCCTACAAGCTTCTTGGTGTTGATCGTGACGCATCTGAAGAAGAGATCCGAGGTGCGAGGAATTTCCTTATTCAACAGTATGCTGGGCATGAACCGAGTGAAGAAGCTATTGAAGGTGCTTATGAGAAGATAATTATGAAGAGCTACCAGCAGCGGAAGAAGACAAAAATTAACTTGAAAACCAAGTTAAAGAAGAGAGTAGAGGAATCCCCTTCATGGGTCAAAGCACTTCTTGGTTGCTTTGAGGTGCCATCGATGGATATTATCTCCAGAAGATTGTTTTTCTTTGCTTTCATTGCTGGATGGAGCATAGCAACTTCTGCAGAGAATGGACCTGCGTTTCAG CTCGCGATATCGCTATTCTCATGCATATATTTCCTCAACGAAAAGATGAAGAACCTTCTAAGGGCATCAACCACTGG GTTTGGAATACTTGTTGGCGGTTGGATCATTGGTTCTCTACTGGTTCCACTGGTCCCAACATTCATCATCCCACCTTCATGGTCTCTAGAGCTACTTACCTCACTAGTTGCTTACATTTTCTTGTTTCTGGGATCCACTTTCCTGAAATGA